From the Cryptomeria japonica chromosome 2, Sugi_1.0, whole genome shotgun sequence genome, one window contains:
- the LOC131078673 gene encoding uncharacterized protein At1g51745, whose product MAMGGGSDDATVDDSIGSIVWVRRRNGSWWPGRILAANELSLSHLMSPRSGTPVKLLGREDASVDWYNLEKSKRVKAFRCGEFNDCIIKAESCAGAPTKKREKYARREDAILHALELEKQQAERRKGSTCPEVVSSDGKECVTLAEQSKNCDKSQYAPDDCIYSDFLDAENSGVSGQNTITEFSSRQMAIQKVRQENEINRDDDGIEGMPRMRGLQDFGLRIAQTKKKPIIAMVSDVMGKVVPAENCACSASCIASSTENESFIINNKGSLSYKRKRSHVGHTDELLVKRRDRRRPLTQVLQSSEKLPVSCSSDCGCSMHELVQQEGKQRGMHLLAPKHVKNSSFYTLPNNNSNCTGISPKRQMSFQVSQRVCQIKEKPSQSHSLMADNTYGDLPEQQNSISSEKIDLDSVDQEGDTTFTDSQVLSIPISKNFANELDRRHCEDPIQGQTSLINKTELDQANFSSSFSRHKSAEKIKCAVADAGVSKWQLKGKRNARYMNKRKLYSTNERTLVEKDNKCRVVISAKSSEDKLYVNEEPKTETVSGSASVEPEVSPKIERQLGNCFIPECHQIYDSAKSNSMDFADERQQRTGSSPPRKKAEVKSLLSQEIFEDPMQEKKSVGISHQNSQFLLPPSWEIRKQECLPFDELLQNQQLHQTDSKQALWETNSEGFDSETFPRPVCEALKSLDQIQFKQSDSLRIPKFLQLSEPTSTESSLFDVQIDVRASYKGEHVPLVSLMSKFNGKAIIGHPIAVETLEDGYSDIFLAEDGYLNDSVTKFQSYGFDKVKGGALQPVWRTARRTSMQRNRRPSSLLNDNSNSSQYLTHGNRQSLGKVYPGILNHKIRYIRKNMRYSTLDKKLPKRFLKNVDLPSRKTRTLSSITVEHNLTNETNESTHPIKMAEVAPVSCIPIKLIFSRIKEAVGSTSKSGSHRLSHTSLAVEKPK is encoded by the exons GGATTGGTACAATTTGGAGAAGTCCAAGCGAGTAAAAGCTTTTCGTTGTGGGGAGTTCAATGACTGCATCATAAAGGCAGAATCTTGTGCTGGTGCtcccacaaagaagagagaaaaatatgCTCGTCGTGAAGATGCTATTCTTCATGCTCTTGAACTCGAGAAACAGCAAGCTGAGAGAAGAAAAGGATCCACATGTCCTGAAGTAGTTAGCTCAGATGGAAAGGAATGTGTTACTTTAGCAGAGCAATCAAAAAATTGTGATAAGAGCCAGTATGCTCCTGATGATTGCATTTACAGTGATTTTCTGGATGCTGAGAATTCTGGTGTATCAGGTCAGAATACAATCACAGAGTTTAGTTCCAGACAAATGGCCATCCAAAAAGTAAGACAGGAAAATGAGATAAACAGGGACGATGATGGAATTGAAGGCATGCCTAGGATGAGGGGGTTGCAGGACTTTGGGTTGAGAATTGCCCAGACAAAGAAGAAGCCTATTATAGCCATGGTTTCTGATGTTATGGGAAAAGTAGTCCCTGCTGAGAACTGTGCTTGTAGTGCTTCTTGTATTGCTAGTTCCACAGAAAATGAGAGCTTTATCATCAACAATAAAGGGTCCTTAAGCTATAAAAGGAAAAGATCTCATGTGGGGCATACAGATGAGCTCCTTGTCAAGAGACGTGATCGACGCCGGCCACTTACACAGGTTCTACAAAGCAGTGAAAAATTACCAGTATCTTGTTCCTCTGATTGTGGTTGCAGTATGCATGAATTAGTTCAGCAAGAGGGAAAGCAGAGAGGAATGCATCTTTTGGCACCAAAGCATGTGAAGAATTCAAGCTTTTATACACTTCCTAATAATAATTCAAATTGCACAGGAATTTCTCCTAAAAGGCAGATGTCATTTCAGGTTTCTCAACGTGTATGTCAAATCAAAGAGAAGCCTTCTCAATCTCATTCTTTGATGGCTGATAACACCTATGGTGATTTGCCAGAGCAGCAAAATTCAATCTCTAGTGAAAAAATTGATCTAGATTCAGTTGATCAAGAGGGTGACACCACATTTACAG ATTCCCAGGTTCTATCAATTCCAATATCAAAGAATTTTGCAAATGAGCTAGACAGAAGGCATTGTGAAGATCCCATTCAAGGCCAAACGAGTTTGATTAACAAGACTGAACTTGATCAGGCCAATTTCTCTAGTTCCTTTTCAAGGCATAAGTCTGCTGAGAAGATCAAATGTGCTGTTGCTGATGCAGGTGTTTCCAAATGGCAGTTGAAAGGAAAACGTAATGCAAGATACATGAATAAGAGGAAATTATATAGTACTAATGAGAGGACTTTGGTTGAGAAGGACAATAAATGCAGAGTGGTTATTTCTGCAAAATCTTCTGAAGACAAGCTTTATGTAAATGAGGAACCTAAGACAGAGACAGTGTCTGGGAGTGCTTCAGTGGAACCTGAAGTCTCTCCTAAGATTGAGAGGCAGTTAGGCAATTGTTTTATTCCTGAATGCCATCAAATATATGATTCTGCTAAAAGCAATAGTATGGACTTTGCTGATGAAAGACAACAAAGAACAGGAAGTTCACCACCGAGGAAAAAGGCAGAGGTAAAGAGtcttttaagtcaagaaatttttGAAGATCCTATGCAAGAAAAAAAATCTGTAGGCATTTCACATCAAAATTCTCAATTTCTTTTGCCACCATCATGGGAAATTAGAAAGCAGGAGTGTTTACCTTTTGATGAATTGCTGCAAAATCAACAGTTACATCAGACTGACAGCAAACAAGCTCTCTGGGAAACAAATTCAGAAGGATTTGATTCGGAAACTTTTCCAAGGCCAGTGTGTGAAGCACTAAAATCTTTAGATCAAATCCAATTCAAACAATCTGATTCCTTAAGGATCCCCAAGTTTCTGCAATTATCAGAACCAACTTCAACAGAATCTAGCTTGTTCGATGTGCAGATTGATGTGCGAGCAAGCTATAAAGGGGAGCATGTTCCTTTAGTTTCTTTGATGAGTAAATTTAATGGGAAGGCCATTATAGGGCATCCTATTGCTGTTGAGACTCTGGAAGATGGTTACTCTGATATTTTTCTTGCAGAGGATGGCTACTTAAATGATTCTGTTACCAAGTTTCAGTCATATGGTTTTGATAAAGTTAAAGGTGGAGCACTTCAACCTGTGTGGCGAACGGCAAGAAGAACTTCAATGCAGCGTAACCGTCGACCTTCTTCCTTGTTGAATGACAATTCCAATTCATCACAGTATCTAACCCATGGAAATAGACAATCACTGGGGAAAGTTTATCCAGGCATTCTTAATCATAAAATTCGATATATCAGGAAGAATATGCGTTATTCTACGTTAGATAAGAAACTACCTAAGAGATTCTTGAAAAATGTTGATTTGCCATCACGGAAGACAAGGACATTGTCTTCTATAACTGTTgaacataatttaacaaatgagACTAATGAATCAACCCACCCAATTAAAATGGCTGAAGTTGCTCCAGTTAGTTGTATTCCAATCAAACTTATATTTAGTAGGATAAAAGAAGCAGTTGGCAGTACATCAAAATCAGGGAGTCATAGGTTGTCACACACCAGTTTAGCTGTGGAGAAACCAAAATAG